AACGCGAGTGTGTTTTTTGCCATGTTTTCAAAGCTAGTTGCGAAGCCTGTGGAAGAATTGAACAGGTTGGCAACGGCGCTGTAATTATTCGACAACGCAGTTGATAATTTTGCACTATCCAGTTGCATTACACCGGCGGCGGTAAAACTGATGCCTGCATCCCCTATGGCGCTGAGCGTACCGCCTGTCACTGCACCTGCTGCAATGCCGCGCATTTGCGTTTGCAAATCGCGCAGGGTTGGATCGCCGGCTAGCGGAGAGCCAGATTTGTAGGCTGACGCGGTCTGCAGCATGGAGTACATTGAATTGTATGCGGATACAAAATTAGATACTGCAGTGCTAACCGCTGTGGTGTCGCGCGCAATTGTCAGCGTGACCGGGGCGGCACTGATGGTGTTGAGATTCAGTGTGACGCCTTGCATTGCATTGGTTACTGTATTCGATGTGTTGGTTATCGCGATACCGTTTACCGTGAAGTTTGAATTTTGCGCAGCAACCGTCTGGTTCATATGTTGAGCTGCAGGCAGTCCTGTCGGATCATTCGCCAGCAGGGTGTCGAGTGTGCCGTCACCGCCGGAGGTGGAAATTTTTACGCTGTTGCTAATGCCCGTCGCTGTTGAAGTCAGTGTCAGCCGATACGGGCTGCTGCTGCCGTCATTTACGATTGTCGCTGTCATCCCTATGTTTGCTGCATTGATGGCGTCACTGATACCTTGCAGCGTGTTATTGCTTGAATCGATGGTGATGCTTTGGGTTGCGGTGCCATTGCTGGTAAACGTGGCAGGCGATGTGTATACGCCGCCTGTCAATGTGCCGCCGCTGAGTGTGCCGAAATCGAAATTGATCGTGGTGCTGGTACCATCGCTGATCGCAGTTGTGCTGCTGGCTTGTCCCGCTGAAACCAGATTTTGCGATTGCGCGAGGCTGGTGACATTCAATGCATAGGTCCCGGCAACAGCTGTGCTGCTCGCTGATGCAGTCAATACGCCGGTGTCGGAAGAGCTGGTTTTAAATGCAAGCAGACTGCTGGAACTGGAGCTGCCTAATGCCGCCGCCGCTGTTTGAAAGCTGGCCATTTGACTTTGCATCGTGCCATAAGTGGATATTTTGGCCTGATAGCTTGTTTGCTGCGTGTTAAGACGGTTGACAGGTAATCGCTCAACAGCCATCAGGCTCGAGACGATGGTGTTGACATCAATGCTCGAACCTGACGTGGATGTGGTTGTTGCCGTAACCATGATATGTCTCCCGGATTAAGCTTTTTGTGTAAACAGCAAGCCCGGCTGAAACTGGTCAATTGAACGCGCGATAGCCAGTGCCTGTTCGGTCGGATATTGGCGTATTGTTTCACCGGTGTTTGAATCTTTCATGCGCATGACAGGAATCTTTGTCGAGCTGTCGATACTAAATTCAAGGCTCTGGTTCGATTGCAGCATAGCCTGATTGATGCTCGTGACGGCTGACTTTATCTGCTCTTGCGAGGGCTGCTGTACAGAAGCCTGCGAAGGCGTATCGTAAACCTGTGGCGTTTGAACTGCGATGCGTGGTGTATCGCCGCTAGGCCGTGCTACAGGCGCCTGAATCGGGCTGTTGGATGGTTGGATGAGCATTTTACCTCTCCCTCAAGTTAAATCCAGCTGCTAAATCAGCTGGAGTTGTAGTTGGCTGTACTGGTCATCCTACCCTATGCAGGTAAGATGACCAGCTAACTATTAACGCAGCAGTGTCATGACTTGGTTAGGTTGCTGATTGGCTTGAGCCAACATCGCCGTACCTGCCTGTTGCAGAATGTTGTTGCGGGTCATGTTCGCTGTTTCTGCGGCATAATCGGTATCCATAATACGGCTGTAAGCGGCAGACAGGTTGACCGAGGTTGTCTGCAGGTTAGCAATAGCGGAGCTGAATGTCGCCATATCCGCACCAAAGTTCGCACGTGCTGCGGCCAATGTGGTCAGGTTCAAATCGATATTGGTAATCGTAACGCCGGTTGGAACCGCAATCGCTGTACCCACGCCGGTTACGGTACCGCCACTTGAGTTGACCACCACAGAACCTGTTGCTGCGCTCAGACCGGCGATACGTGAATTTTCTGCCAGCAGCGCCGTTGTTTCAACACCGGTTGCTGTGCCGCCCAATTGAACTGCGATTTCACGCAGGCGTTGTACGTTAGCGGTGATCTGTGCTGCATAACCTTCGTTGGTTTGCGCAGTTGAAATACCATCGTTTGCGTTGCGAATAGCCTGATTGGAGCCGCGAATCTGACTGTCATAACCTGTAGCGATCACCAGACCGGTTGCATCATCCTTGGCGCTGTTGATACGCAAGCCTGAGGACAGACGCTGCATTGCAGTTTGCAAACCAAGATTGGACTTGTTCAATGCTTGTGAAGTAAACAGGGACGATACGTTTGTGTTGATGACTTGTGCCATTTTAGCTCTCCTTGGGTTTGGTTATCGGCATCATTGCCGTTTACGTTGGTTTGCCGTTTGCTGCTAGCTTAATCAACCGCCGTTATTCCAGTTATCGGTGCATGCTGGAAAAACTTTAGGACTTTTTTTAAAACTTTTTCAATTCAATTGCCGAATGTTGCATAGGCCGGATTTTGTGATTCACGCTGTTGATTGGCATCAGCCAGTCAACAGGGCAGGCACGTGTTCCGAGACTGATCGCTATCCTACTCCAAAATCGAATAAACTTCTGTAATGGAAATAATTATGAGCGCTGTTATGAGTGAGTCCCGTCAAGAAAATTTATTATCGTTGCTACGTATGGCCTTTGAGGCAGGCAATCAGGGGCGCTTGCAGGAGGCTGAACAGCATTATCAGGGGGTGCTGCAAATGGAGCCTTGCCATCCGGAGGCGAATTTCCATCTGGGTGTGCTGGCTGTTGAGATGAACGAGGCAGTGCGTGGATTGCCCTATTTGTTGCGCGCCCTGGAGGCCGACCCGCAGCGCGCTCAATACTGGTTGAGTTACATAGAGGCGTTGTTTTATGCCGGTCAGCATGACGCTGCTAAAGAAGTGTTGGCGCTGGCTCGCCAGCAGGGGTTGCAAGGCGAGGAGGTCGATGTGCTGGCCACGCGTCTTGAAGGCCGTGTTGTGCATCCTGCGTTTAATTCGGTGCCTGCGCTTTCGCAGACGGTTGGGCAGCAGCCTGCGGCTCAGGATATAGCCACACTGACGTCTTTGTTTGGTCAAGGAAAACTGGCGGAAGCGATCGCGCTGGCGCGGTTGATGACGGCACATTTCCCACGGCATCCGTTTGCCTGGAAAGTGTTAGGTCTGGCCTTCAAACAAGCGGGGCGCGATGAGGATGCGCTGCCCGCGATGCAAAAAACGGCCGCGTTATCGCCCAATGATGCGCAGGCGCATGGCAACTTGGGCGTCGTATTGAAAGATATGGGGCGGCTGCAGGAGGCTTTGGCCAGTCTGCGCCGTGCGATAAAAATCAAGCCCGATTATGCACAGGCACATTGCAATCTGGGCGCTACGCTCAAAGATTTGCAAAGGCCGGAGGAGGCTGCAAAAAGTCTGCGGCGTGCTTTGCAGTTGAGTCCGGACTACGCGGATGCGCACAATAATCTGGGGCTGGTGTTGGATGACTTGGGGGTGTTGCAGGAAGCGCAGGCAAGTTATCGCCGTGCGTTGGCAATCAACCCTAACCTTTTTCAGGTGCATAGCAATCTGGGGAATGTACAAAGAGCGCAGGGACTGTTAACGGAGGCTGAGGCCAGTTACCGGCGTGCTCTCGAACTTTGCCCGGATTACGTTGAGGCGCTATGTAATTTGGGTATCACGCTACAGGATAGGGGGCAATTAGCCGAGTCGGAGTCTTGTTACCGGCAGGCGCTGGTAATCAGGCCTGATTATGCACAGGCCTATTCTAATCTCGGCGTCGTATTGCAATCGCTTGGGAGAGCAGATGAAGCTGCGGCCTCTTTGATTCAGGCGGTGCAGCTTCATCCTGACCGTGCCGATGCGCACAATAACTTGGGTCATACGCTGCACGGAATGGGGCGGTTGGCTGACGCTGCGGATTGCTACTTGCGTGCGTTGCAAATTCAGCCGGAATTTGCGCAGGCATACTCTAATCTTGGTTTTACACGGCTGGTGCAGGGCCGGTTGGATGAAGCGCGCGCTGCGCTCAATTGTGCGTTAAAAATCAATGATCGTTTGGCTGATGCACACTGTAATCTGGGTATTACGCTTATGGAGCTGGGCTTGTTAGCGGAGGCTGAGGCGAGTTGCCAGCGTGCGATTGCGCTCAAGCCCGATTTCGCAGTGGCGCACAGCAATCTTGGCATCATCGTCATGGGGATGGGACGACTTGCAGATGCTGCGGACAGTTTCAACCGCGCATTGCAGCTCAGGCCCGATTTTTGTGACGCGCACAGCAATCTGATCTTTGCACTGGATATGACAGACAGTTCCGATATCGCCGCCTTACAGGCTGTGCGGCGGCAGTGGAATGTCGCACATGCGGCCTCTTTGCATCAGCACAGGGCGCATCTGAACGGTCGCGATCCTGAACGCCGTCTGCGTGTCGGTTACGTCTCGGCTGACTTCAGGGGGCATTCGGCAGCATATGCCTTCGGGGCGATGCTGGTCCATTTTGACGGTGAATCATTCGATGTGATCGCGTATTCAAATTCGGCAAAACAGGATGCGATGACCGAGGTCTTTCGGCAAGGGGTCTCGGTCTGGCGCAATATTTTCGGGCTCTCAGATGATGCCGTTGCCGATCTTGTCAGGGAGGATAAAATTGATATTCTGGTTGATTTGTCAGGACACTCGGCCGGTAACCGTCTTTTGGCTTTTGCGCGTAAACCTGCGCCGGTTCAGATTACTGCCTGGGGTTACGCTACCGGTACCGGGATGAGCGCGATGGACGTGTTTTTTTCTGACCCGGTATTTGTACCGCCGGCGGAAAAAGAGCTGTATGTTGAACAAGTGAGGTACTTGCCCTGTGCGCTGGGGACTTTCTTTACGCATGACAGCGCTGTTATCAATGCGTTGCCAGCTTTGTCGGGCGCGGGAATTACTTTTGGCTCTTTTAACAGGCTGGTCAAAAATTCGGATGCGACCTATGCGGCATGGGCGAAAATATTGCGCGCATTGCCAGAGAGTCGGATGATTATCAAAACCGAAGCGCTGGATGATCCCGTAACGCGTGAGCGGGTCATTGCTTGTTTTGTGCGGGCAGGTATCGCAGCGGATCGGATATTATTGCAGGGGAAGACTGCGCGTGATCAGCATCTGGCGGCGTTCAATCAGATCGATATTGCGCTGGATCCGTTTCCCCATGGTGGTGGTGTGACGGCGATGGAAGGGCTGATGATGGGCGTGCCTGTCGTTACGTTGCGCTGGCCGACGATAGCAGGCAGGCTGTCGGCCTCAATTCTGACTACACTTGGTTTGACGGACTGGATTGCTGAAACTCAGCAGCAGTATATTGAACTTGCCATTCAAAAGGCGGGTGAAGTACAGTCTCTGGCAGCACTTCGTAAAGCGTTGCCCGTTATTTGGGCTAATTCGATGATCGGCGATCAGGCGCGTTATGTCAGTTGCGTTGAGCGGGAATACCGGTTGTTATGGCAGGAGTGGTGTGCGAGTCAGTAAGGTTTTTATGTGCCGTTTTAATTTTCCTCAACCCAATTTTCAATGTGAACTATGACCGCTGCTTATACCGAACAACTTCAGTCTGCTGTATTTCACCAGCGGGTTGGCCGTTTTGAGGATGCCGCACGCCAGTACCGTGCAATTTTACAGGCAGCGCCCTATCATCCTGAGGCAAATCACAATATGGGTGTGCTATCAGTCCAGATGCAACAGGCCGCGCTCGGGTTGCCCTATTTAATTGCAGCGCTGGAGGCGGATCCTGCGTGCGGGCAATATTGGACAAGCTATATTGATGCGCTGTATCAGGCAGGGCAGCTCGAAGAGGCGCGCCAAATGCTTGCTTTGGCACGGCAGCAGGGACTGCAAGGGGATGATGTGGAGGAGTTGGCGCTGCGCTTGAATCGTGCAGTCAGTCAGGCGGATGCAGGCCTGCCCGCAGCACGGGCAGCGCATCCGGATATTGATCAGATCGATGCCTTGGTGGCCTTATTCAATCGCGGCCAGCTCGAAGAGGCGGAAAAACGCGCACGTGCGATGACTGTGGATTATCCGCTGCATGCGTTTGGCTGGAAAGCCTTGGGTGCCGTATATCAACAGCATGGCAATATTGAAGCGGCATTAGTGCCCATGGAAACCGCCGCGTCGCTGTCACCCGGGGATGTCGAGGCACACTACAATTTGGGGATCACCTATCAGGATCTCGGGCGGCTGGATGAAGCGTGCCACTGTTACCGGCAGGCCGTGCAGATCAATCCGCATTATGCTGAAGCGCATAGCAATCTCGGTGTCATTTTGCAGGGTTTGGGTGATAGGGAAGAGGCGGAGCAGTGTTATCGACGTGCCTTGCAAATCAAGCCGGGCTACGGGGCTGCGCTCAGTAATCTGGCTAACCTGTTACAGATGCTTGGACGATTAGATGAAGCGGCGGCTTGCTGTCGAACGATTTTGAAAAGCAGCCCGGATTCAGCTGATGTCTTGTTTAATCTTGCCAATATCCTCAAACGCCTGGGTCAACTGGCGGAGGCTGAAGCCAGTTACCGTGTCGCGTTGCGGTTTAATCCCGATTCAGTTCAGATCCATGGCAATCTGGGGATTACGTTGAAGGAACTGGGGCGTTTTGAGGAAGCAGAGTCTAGTTTCAGGCAAGCACTGCGGATTAATCCTGATTATGCGCAGGCCCATTGCAATCTGGGGGTGATGTTCAAGGAGCTGGATCGGCTGGATGAGGCTGAGCGGTGTTATCTCACTGCGCTGCAGTTGGCGCCGGACTACGCGGATGCTCACAGTAATCTGGGGATCGTCCAGCAGGAGCTCGGGCGGTTGACTGATGCGGAAGCGAGTTTCAGGCAGGCTTTGCAGTTCAGTCCGGATTTGCTGGAGGCGCATTGTAACCTTGGAAATGTGTTACTGGGAGCTGCGCGTCTGTCTGAGGCCGAAAGCTGTTATCGGCATGTACTGCTGCTCAATCCTGATCATGCCATCGCGCACCGCCTTCTCGGCCTTACGCTGATGTCGATGGGGCGCCTCCACGAGGGGGTGGCGAGCTTTCGTGATGTTGTGCATCTGAGACCGAATGAGGCATCAGCTTATAACGATCTTGGCAACGGGCTCAGAGATTCAGGGCTGCACGATCAGGCTGTGCAGTGCTATCGTCGTGCTCTGGAGCTTGATCCGCGCGATGCCGCGGTGCATAGTGATTTGATTTTTGCACTCGATCTGGTTGCTGATTTAAGTGTCTCCGCGATGCAGGATGAGCGAAAAAAATGGTGTCAAATGCACGCGGCGCATTTGCGGCAGCGTATTTCGTACGACACAACCCCAGATCCTGACCGGCGATTGCGCATAGGTTATGTTTCCAGCGATTTTTCGAGCAATTCTGCGCCGGCTTTTTTTGGCGGTATGCTGTTCAATTTTGATCACTCCCGTTTTGAAGTGTTTACCTATGCAAATGAAAGCCGCACGATCTCGACGCCATTAACACGACGTTTTCAGCAAAGTGTCACGGTGTGGAGAAATATTTTCAGAATGTCCGATGATGCCGTTGCCGATCTGATTCGCGCCGATAAAATTGATATTCTGGTCGACTTGTCCGGACATTCCGGTCGAAACCGGTTACTCGTTTTTGCACGAAAACCTGCGCCTGTTCAGATCAGTGCATGGGCCTATGCGACGGGTACCGGAATGGATGCGATGGATGTCTTATTTTCTGATATCACGCTGATTCCTTCTGAAGAGCGTTTTTTATATGCTGAAGCAATCAGATATTTGCCGGCTTTTTTCAGTTATTTTCCCTGCCAGGAGCCGCCGGCTGTCGCTTTGTTGCCAGCGTTGACGAAAAAAACGATTACTTTTGGAACCTTCTCCCGACTGGAAAAGGTGACTGAGCAAACCTGGCAAACATGGGCTGACGTAGTATTGTCCGTTCCGGATAGTTGTATGTTAATCAAAAATGCCGAGATGGATCATGCGGTCGCCCGTGCGCGGGTGGCGGGATATTTTCAACGTGCCGGTGTTGCACTCGATCGACTTATTTTCCATGGCAGGACAGCTTGGAATGATCATATGGCTGTCTTTAATCAGGTCGATATTTGTCTTGATACGTTTCCGCAAGGGGGTGGAGTTACCACATTGGAAGGCCTGATGATGGGTG
Above is a window of Gallionella capsiferriformans ES-2 DNA encoding:
- the fliD gene encoding flagellar filament capping protein FliD — its product is MVTATTTSTSGSSIDVNTIVSSLMAVERLPVNRLNTQQTSYQAKISTYGTMQSQMASFQTAAAALGSSSSSSLLAFKTSSSDTGVLTASASSTAVAGTYALNVTSLAQSQNLVSAGQASSTTAISDGTSTTINFDFGTLSGGTLTGGVYTSPATFTSNGTATQSITIDSSNNTLQGISDAINAANIGMTATIVNDGSSSPYRLTLTSTATGISNSVKISTSGGDGTLDTLLANDPTGLPAAQHMNQTVAAQNSNFTVNGIAITNTSNTVTNAMQGVTLNLNTISAAPVTLTIARDTTAVSTAVSNFVSAYNSMYSMLQTASAYKSGSPLAGDPTLRDLQTQMRGIAAGAVTGGTLSAIGDAGISFTAAGVMQLDSAKLSTALSNNYSAVANLFNSSTGFATSFENMAKNTLAFDGAFANRTASLNQAVKSNNDRIGVMEANLANIEKRYRAQYSSLNVMLAEMGKTSSYLTQQLSRL
- a CDS encoding flagellar protein FlaG, which encodes MLIQPSNSPIQAPVARPSGDTPRIAVQTPQVYDTPSQASVQQPSQEQIKSAVTSINQAMLQSNQSLEFSIDSSTKIPVMRMKDSNTGETIRQYPTEQALAIARSIDQFQPGLLFTQKA
- a CDS encoding flagellin N-terminal helical domain-containing protein yields the protein MAQVINTNVSSLFTSQALNKSNLGLQTAMQRLSSGLRINSAKDDATGLVIATGYDSQIRGSNQAIRNANDGISTAQTNEGYAAQITANVQRLREIAVQLGGTATGVETTALLAENSRIAGLSAATGSVVVNSSGGTVTGVGTAIAVPTGVTITNIDLNLTTLAAARANFGADMATFSSAIANLQTTSVNLSAAYSRIMDTDYAAETANMTRNNILQQAGTAMLAQANQQPNQVMTLLR
- a CDS encoding tetratricopeptide repeat protein, whose amino-acid sequence is MSESRQENLLSLLRMAFEAGNQGRLQEAEQHYQGVLQMEPCHPEANFHLGVLAVEMNEAVRGLPYLLRALEADPQRAQYWLSYIEALFYAGQHDAAKEVLALARQQGLQGEEVDVLATRLEGRVVHPAFNSVPALSQTVGQQPAAQDIATLTSLFGQGKLAEAIALARLMTAHFPRHPFAWKVLGLAFKQAGRDEDALPAMQKTAALSPNDAQAHGNLGVVLKDMGRLQEALASLRRAIKIKPDYAQAHCNLGATLKDLQRPEEAAKSLRRALQLSPDYADAHNNLGLVLDDLGVLQEAQASYRRALAINPNLFQVHSNLGNVQRAQGLLTEAEASYRRALELCPDYVEALCNLGITLQDRGQLAESESCYRQALVIRPDYAQAYSNLGVVLQSLGRADEAAASLIQAVQLHPDRADAHNNLGHTLHGMGRLADAADCYLRALQIQPEFAQAYSNLGFTRLVQGRLDEARAALNCALKINDRLADAHCNLGITLMELGLLAEAEASCQRAIALKPDFAVAHSNLGIIVMGMGRLADAADSFNRALQLRPDFCDAHSNLIFALDMTDSSDIAALQAVRRQWNVAHAASLHQHRAHLNGRDPERRLRVGYVSADFRGHSAAYAFGAMLVHFDGESFDVIAYSNSAKQDAMTEVFRQGVSVWRNIFGLSDDAVADLVREDKIDILVDLSGHSAGNRLLAFARKPAPVQITAWGYATGTGMSAMDVFFSDPVFVPPAEKELYVEQVRYLPCALGTFFTHDSAVINALPALSGAGITFGSFNRLVKNSDATYAAWAKILRALPESRMIIKTEALDDPVTRERVIACFVRAGIAADRILLQGKTARDQHLAAFNQIDIALDPFPHGGGVTAMEGLMMGVPVVTLRWPTIAGRLSASILTTLGLTDWIAETQQQYIELAIQKAGEVQSLAALRKALPVIWANSMIGDQARYVSCVEREYRLLWQEWCASQ
- a CDS encoding tetratricopeptide repeat protein; translation: MTAAYTEQLQSAVFHQRVGRFEDAARQYRAILQAAPYHPEANHNMGVLSVQMQQAALGLPYLIAALEADPACGQYWTSYIDALYQAGQLEEARQMLALARQQGLQGDDVEELALRLNRAVSQADAGLPAARAAHPDIDQIDALVALFNRGQLEEAEKRARAMTVDYPLHAFGWKALGAVYQQHGNIEAALVPMETAASLSPGDVEAHYNLGITYQDLGRLDEACHCYRQAVQINPHYAEAHSNLGVILQGLGDREEAEQCYRRALQIKPGYGAALSNLANLLQMLGRLDEAAACCRTILKSSPDSADVLFNLANILKRLGQLAEAEASYRVALRFNPDSVQIHGNLGITLKELGRFEEAESSFRQALRINPDYAQAHCNLGVMFKELDRLDEAERCYLTALQLAPDYADAHSNLGIVQQELGRLTDAEASFRQALQFSPDLLEAHCNLGNVLLGAARLSEAESCYRHVLLLNPDHAIAHRLLGLTLMSMGRLHEGVASFRDVVHLRPNEASAYNDLGNGLRDSGLHDQAVQCYRRALELDPRDAAVHSDLIFALDLVADLSVSAMQDERKKWCQMHAAHLRQRISYDTTPDPDRRLRIGYVSSDFSSNSAPAFFGGMLFNFDHSRFEVFTYANESRTISTPLTRRFQQSVTVWRNIFRMSDDAVADLIRADKIDILVDLSGHSGRNRLLVFARKPAPVQISAWAYATGTGMDAMDVLFSDITLIPSEERFLYAEAIRYLPAFFSYFPCQEPPAVALLPALTKKTITFGTFSRLEKVTEQTWQTWADVVLSVPDSCMLIKNAEMDHAVARARVAGYFQRAGVALDRLIFHGRTAWNDHMAVFNQVDICLDTFPQGGGVTTLEGLMMGVPVITLHSPTFVGRTGVSILTALGLVDWVAETPEQYVKIAKQKAQDIPALAQLRAQLRTRLTSSIIGNPVAYSKLVEQEYLALWQAWCLTQEKVV